The following is a genomic window from Pseudothermotoga thermarum DSM 5069.
AAAAGCATGACAAGGTTCTTATTGTTCAAACTGCTCCAGCTACAAGGGTTGCACTTGGTGAAGAGTTCGGGCTAGAACCAGGAAGCATTTCAACTGGGAAAATGGTTGCTGCCTTAAGAAGACTTGGTTTTGACTACGTGTTTGATACAAACTTTGCCGCTGACCTTACCATAATGGAAGAAGGTTCTGAATTTTTGGAAAGACTCAAAAATGGTGGACCATTTCCAATGTTTACCTCCTGCTGTCCTGCTTGGATAAACATGATGGAAAAATTGTATCCGCAATTCATACCTAATGTCTCGAGTGCAAAATCACCGCATCAAATGCTTGGAGCCGTTGTAAAGACATATTTTGCAAAGAAAATAAACGTTGATCCAAAGAACATCTTTTTGGTTTCAATAATGCCTTGCACGGCAAAGAAAGACGATATAATCAGACCACAGCACATGATTAACGGTGTACCCGCAGTTGATGTTGTTTTGACGACAAGAGAACTTGCAAAGTTGATTAAAATCAAGAAGATACCATTTGCAACCTTGCCCGATGAGAATTACGACGATCCACTTGGAGAATCCACCGGTGCTGGTGCTATTTTTGGCGTGACAGGTGGAGTTATGGAAGCAGCACTAAGAACCGCGTACGAGCTTGGGCTTGGCAAACCTCTTGGAAAAATTGAGTTTGAAAGCGTTCGAGGTCTTGAAGGAATAAAAGAAGCAACCATTGACTTCAATGGCAAGAAACTTAAGGTTGCTGTAGCCCACGGTGGTTTGAACGTAAGAAGACTTTTGGACAAAATTGTTGCCGGAGAGGTATATTACGACTTTGTTGAAATTATGGCATGTTCAGGTGGATGCATCGGTGGAGGAGGACAACCAAAGAGCTTGGACAAAGATGTGCTGGTCAAAAGGATGAAAGCAATATATACCATCGACGAGCTGAGTGTAATCAGAAAGTCACACGAAAATCCTTCGATAAAGAAACTTTATCAAGAGTTCTTAGAACATCCTTTGAGCCATGTGGCGCATGAAACGCTCCATACCACTTACATGGATAGATCAAAAAAGAAAGGCAAAGTCGAAGTTTTAGAACACGTTTAAGGCAAAAATATTCGTTCGTTTAGAAGGCGAGACTTATGTCTCGCCTTCTTTAAAGTAAAAATAAGGAGGTGACGTAAATGAAAAAGTTTTTTGTGCTGACTTTGATAGTTATAACTTCAATAACTATAATAGCTGCGAATGTTTTGATACCAGTTGGACCTACAGTATTTGCCTTTGTTGGGTTGCTTGAAGGAAAAATTACAAGTGAAATTCCTTTGAAAATTGATTTTTGGAGAAGCCTTGATCAAGTGAACGCACAGTTGATTGCCGGAACAGCTGATGTTGTGGTTCTTCCGGTTTCAATAGGAGCTTCTTTGTACTCAAAAGGTTTAGGCTTAAAACTTGGTGGGGTTTTCCTTTGGGGAGGATTTTACATCGTTAGCAAGGAACCTTTGTCATCTGTAGATCAGCTTTCAAGCAAAGAAATCTACACACCGCAAGGAAAAGGTCAAACAGGTGATATATTGATTCGCATGCTCATTAGTAAGTATAACTTGCAAAACGTATCGATAAAATACCTTGCTCAAACGGAAATAGTTCCTTTGATGAGTGCAGGGAAAGCCTCAATAGCAGTGTTACCAGAACCTTTTGTGACAATGGCTTTAAAATCAGCAGGTGCACAGATAGCTTTTGATTTGCAGAAACTTTGGTTCGAAATGACAGAGCTAAGCGAAGAAGTTCCGATAACTGGAATTTTCATCAGTACAAAAGTTGAGCCTTCGCAAGCAGTGAAGATTTTGCAAGCTATATCAAGTTCTTTGAAATATGCGCTTGAAAACAAGAATGAAGCTTGTCAACTTTCAGCTAAATACCTTGGTGGTATTGGACAAGACGTCCTTTTACAGTCTTTGTCAAGGACAAAATATGAATATCGTTCTGCAAAGGAATCAAAACAAGCTGTTTTGACTTATCTTAAGATAGTAACAGAGATAGAACCATCTGTTCTTGGTAAACTTCCCGATGACGACTTTTTTGCGTATTAAGTGGTTTCTTCTAGGGTTAGCAGTAGTTTTAATTGCTTGGTTTGCAATTTCAAATTTTTTGATACGCTCCCCGTTTATTTTTCCAGGACCAGATCTTGTTTTTAAAGAAATGTGGGAACTTGCAAAAACCGGGGAGCTTTTTGTTTTGCTGTTCAATACTTTTGCGAAGGCAATTTTAAGTCTTTCGTTGGCTTTACTGGTTGGCACACTTTTGGGTTTTCTGATGGGAATTTTCAACTGGTTCAACCTTATGTTCAAACCACTTGCCATGGTTTTAAGGTCAGTTCCAATCGTTTCTTGGCTTTCGACGGTATTGTTTCTATGGGGAATTGGATGGCGCAGCGTTGTTTTTATCGTTTTCATGACACTGTTGCCGCAGATTATGTTCAACGTTGCTGAAGGAGTAAGAACAATCGATGTAAAGCTGGTGGAAATGGCGAAAGTTTACAATGTTCCAAAAAGGAAGGTTTTCAAAACGATCTACATGGGCTCGTTAGTGCCTTTCTTGGTATCGGCAATCAACGTCAGCATAGGTACAATGTGGAAATCTGCCATTGTTGCAGAGTACTTACTCGGTGGAACTGGACTTGGTGTTCGAATCCAAGAAGCGAAGTTTTTCATCAACACTCCGAGGGTTTTTGCATTAACTTTGAGCGCAGTTTTTGTGGGACTTGGGTTGGAATTTGTTTTCTCATGGCTTTGGGAGAAAAAGTTGTATGGAAAAAGTGGTTAGTTTGATAAATGTTTCAAAGAGTTTTGGAAAATTAAAGGTACTTGAAAACGTCAATTTGACCATACGCAGTAAAGATGCTATTGCCGTGGTCGGAAAATCCGGTTGCGGCAAGACTACTCTTTTAAGGTTAATAGCCGGTCTTGAAACTCCGACGACTGGATACATAGAGAGAAACTATTCGAAGCTTGGATACGTTTTTCAAGAAGACCGCTTGATAGCCTGGAAAACAGTTTACGAAAACCTGGCTTTTGTCTGCGAAGATGAGGTGAAAATAAGGGAAGTCCTTGATTTAGTCAAGCTAAAGGATTTTGCCTTTTATAAGCCACACCAACTCAGCGGGGGAATGAGACAAAGAGTTAATCTTGCCAGGGCTTTGGTTTATCAACCGCAGCTTTTACTGCTGGACGAACCATTTCAAAGTTTGGACCTTTTGACAAAGGTGAGTCTTGTTGAAGAACTTTCGGATATTTTCAAAAAACTTGATGTTACCTATATCATCGTTACTCATGATGTTAGAGAATCCGTTACCCTTGCAAGGAAGATATACGTTCTTGCCGGATCACCTGCAACGATTGTGGATGAAATAGAGGTAGAAAAAGATACCAATTTTCTCGACGTGGAACAACGAATCTGTTCAATCATAGCAAAGTACGAAAATCAATCACTCTTGTGAAGTATACGCATTCGATGCTTCTGATTTTTGGAAAACCTTAGTATCAACCAGTCTTTTCAACATCAGCAAAGAACTTGTCAAATCTGCATCGACAACTATTACGTTCTCCGGTACAGCTAGTTTAACGGGCGTAAAGTTCCATATACCGACTATTCCATTTTCAACGAGTAAATCGACTACTCTTTGGGCATCCTTCGGCAAGACGCACACCGCAGCAATTGAAACGGAAAATCGTTTAATAACCCTCCTTAGTATATCTGGTTCTAAGCTCAAAATCACTAGATCTTCAACGAATTTTCCAGCATTTTCAGGATTGTTGTCAAATATAGCAACCACTCTCACACCACAGGATGAAAAACCATCATAAGTAACAAGAGCTTGACCTAATCTGTTTCCTCCAACGACTATTATGTTCAGGTTTCTTTTCACAGCAAAAGTTTCGTCCAACTCTGTAAGAAGAGCAATTCTGTTGTATCCTTTTTTCTTTTGCCCATTTATCTTCAAATACATGAAATCGCGTCTTACAAGATCGCTGCTGACGCCTGCAAGCTTTGCTATCTCTTCTGATGTAACGTATTCACAGTCTAAATTGAGCAATATTTTTCGATATTCTTTAAGTCTTTCCAAAACGACGTATGGTATGTAAATCATAGCAACACCTCTCAGATTTTTCAACAAAGTCACCGGGGAACCCCCGGTGACTTTACAAACCTCATTTTACTTCACACCGTTTGCTTTTTGGTTTTGGCAATTTGTTTTACAGCTTCGATGACTTTGTTCAGGTTGGCTTCACCGATGAGAATATCTTCTACCATCACATTTGGAGCTTTTCCGCAGTTTTCGAAACAGAATGTTCCTTTGATTTCAAGGTTTTTCGCCCACTCTTCTTTGTCTGCCAAAGATATGAGAGTGTTCAAAAGATCGTAAGAACCTTTCATGTAACAAGAAGTTCCAAGACAAACTTTAACCGATATTTTTTCATCTTCTTCCAGTGGAAGCGGTAATATGTCTATTTCCGTTTCCGTTACCCTTTTTCTATGTCTGTAAGTTGTGTGCAGCGTTTCATGTGCTTCGTGACTTAGCGGTTTTTCGAAATATTTGTTGTAAAGTTCTAGCATGTGATAGTTCTCCGTTGGGGATATCAAAACATCGGTACCCACTATGGCTTTGTGCAATTTTGCTCTGTGTTCTCTTACCCTTGAATCGTTTGGATAAGGTTGTCCACCGCCGCCTATACAACCGTAGCTGCAAGCCATAACTTCCACTATATCCGCTTTTAGTTCTTCGTTTTTGATCTTTTCAATAACTTTCTTTGTGTTTCCAAGGCCCGAGACAGCTATTCCATAGATTTTTCTGCCATCGTTGAGTTCAACGGTTGTCAAAGCTACGAATTTTTCGAGTTGTTGCTGCGTGACGTTTTTGACGATTCCTTTGCTTTCGATAACACTCACGACACTTCCAAGAACGCCACCGACTTTTCCAAAGCTTATTCCACCCTGGGAGGACAAGCCGTATGGTCTATCGAACGGCATCGGTTCAACTGTTTTGATGTTTATCCCAGTTGACTTTATGAAAAGCGCAAGTTCTCTTGTTGTAAGAACAACGTCAACTATACCTGCGTGTTCTTCTCTCTCCGCTTCGAATTTTTTGGCTGTACATGGCATTATGGAAACCAAGCAGATATCTTCCAGTCTTACACCGATTTCTTTTGCATAGTATTTCTTGATGACTGTTCCAAGAGCTTGCTGCGGCGATTTCACACTTGAAATGTGACTCAAGTACTCTGGGTAAAATTGCTCGGCAAATTTCACCCAAGCGGGGCAACAAGACGTAAACAGCGGAAGTTTCTCGCCTTTTTCAATTCTTTCAAGAAACTCGTGTGCTTCCTCGTAGGCAACAAGGTCTGCCGCAAAGGACACATCAAACACCTTTTTGAATCCGACCATTTTAAGGATCGATACCAATCTGCCCGCTGTCACGTAATCATCGCCGAGATCAAATTCTTCTTGAATGGCTGACCTTACGGCTGGTGCTATCATGCCAATTACGTATTTACCTTCTTTGAGTGCTTTGTAGACTTTTTCAACGTCATTTCTGAACGTCAAAGCTCCTGTTGGACAGTAGGCTGCGCACTGCCCGCAAAAAACACACTCGGTGTTTGCAAGCTTTTCTTCAAAAGCTGGGACAACTTGTGCTTCAAAACCTCTGTAGGCAAAATCAATTGCAGCAACTCCTTGAATTTCTTCGCATGCTCTCACACAGTCGCCGCACAGTATGCACTTTGAGTTGTCTCTGATTATCGGTGAAGAATAATCGATGATGTTGTTTTTAGAAAGTTTTTCAAACCTAACTTCTCTTATGCCAAATTCTTCAGCGTACTTTTGAAGTTTGCAATTTCCGTTTCTTTCACAAGTTGTACAATCTCTGTTGTGCGAGGCAAGCAAAAGTTCAAGTATGGCTCTTCTTAGTTCATAAATTTCGGGAGTGTGAGTTTTTACAACCATTCCCTCTTTCAAAGGAGTTGTACAAGCCGTGACTATGTTGCCATCCACTTCAACCAAGCACATTCTGCAGGCGCCAAAGATCGAAGCTTCAGAAAGATAGCACAAATTTGGTATTTCAATTCCAACTTCTCTCAAAGCTTCCAATAAGTTTCTTGCGTTGTTGTTGACAGTTATTTCTTTTCCATTGACAATTATTTTCATCGATAAACACCTCCAGGTCAGCTAACCAATTCTATAGCTTTGAATTTGCATTTCGTGACGCATACTCCACATTTGATGCACTTTTCTTGATCGATTACATAAGGCTTTCCTCTTTCGCCACTTATTGCACCTTGTGGGCAAGATCTTGCGCATAGACCGCAGCTTTTGCAAAGCTCTGGCTTGATGACGTATTTTCGGAAAGCCACACACATTCCGCTTGGACATTTTCCTTCGATGTGTGCAATGTATTCGTCTTTGAAGTACTTCAAAGTGCTCAAAATTGGATTTGGAGCTGTTTTTCCAAGCCCACAAAGCGAAGCGGTTTTGATCACCCTCGCAAGAACGCTTAAGTTTTCCAGATCTTTGTAACCGGCCTTTCCCTGTGTGAATTTCTCAAGAATTTGGTAAGCCTGCATTGTACCTTCACGGCAAGGTACGCATTTACCACAGGATTCTCTTCTTGTGAAATCTAGGAAGAACCTTGCAACCTCGACCATACATCTATCTTCTGTTATGGCTACGATACCACCCGAACCAACCATGGCATCAACGGATTTCAAAGTGTCGTAATCCAGGGGTAGATCGAAGAATTCTTCCGGTAGACAAGCACCGGATGGTCCTCCGATTTGTACAGCTTTGAGCCTGAGACCGTTGGATGTTCCACCGCATATGTTGTGTACGATGTGTCTTAAGGTCGTTCCAAATGGAACCTCGATGATTCCCGTGAGCTTCAAAGGACCAGTTACTGAGAACATCTTGGTTCCAGGTGAATTTTCAACCCCGTTTCTTCTGTATTTTTCAACACCATCTCTTATTATCCTTGGAACATTTCCATAGGTTTCAACGTTGTTTATCAACGTTGGATAACCCCGCAAACCTGAAATTGCAGGATATGGAGGTCTTGGTCTTGGAACGCCTCTTTTACCTTCAACAGATGCAAGCAAAGCTGTTTCTTCACCACAGACAAAGGCTCCAGCACCTTCTTTCACTTCAAGGTCAAATGAAAAACCTGTACCAAGAATGTTTTCACCAAGAAGCCCGAGCCTTCGTGCATCTTCAATGGCTTTGTTGAACATTTGAACGGCTATTGGATACTCTGCCCTTATGTATGCGTAGCCCTTTTGAGCACCGACTGCGTAAGCTGCTATGATCATGCCTTCAAGGACAAGGTGCGGATCTCTTTCAAGAAGGGTTCTGTTCATGAATGCTCCTGGATCGCCTTCGTCGGCGTTGCACACGATGAATTTCTTTTCTCCTTTGGCGTTGTAAACGTATTCCCACTTTAAGCCAGTCGGAAAACCTCCGCCACCCCTACCTCTCAAACCACTTTTCTTTATTGTATCGATTACATTTTCTCTGCTCATGGAAGAGAGCACTTTGGCAAGCGAGGAATATCCACCCCTTGCCATGTAGTCCTCGATACTTTCGCATTCACTTGTTCCTATAGCTTCCATTATGTAGAATGTTTGGTTTTTAAAGAACGTGGCATCCTCCAGTCTTTGTACCTTTTTTCCAGTTATCGGATCGGTGATCAAAAGTCTTTCAACTATTTCTTTGTTAACAAGGGTTTTTTCGACGATCTCTTCGACGTCTTCCACTTTCACACGAGAATACACGTATCCTTCGGGCATTATCTTCACAAGTGGACCAAGTGAGCATAGCCCGCAGCAGCCAGTTTTTCTGACATCCTCGTGTTCATCTTTAACGACCTTTACGTTGAGGTTCTTTTCCCCTATAACTTGAAGGAATTTTTCGTAGACCTTTCTAGAACCGTTTGCAGTACAACCTGTACCAACGCAGACGTAGACAGATGGTCTTTGAAGTTTTTCTTCCCTTATTCTTTTAAGTTCCTCAATCCTAGCAAGAAGTTCGGCAGGACTCTTAAACATTTTCATCATCCTTCCTTTCTTTGTATTTTCTTATTATTTCTTTTGTTTTTTCAGCGTTTAGGTTTCCATAAACCTCTCCGTTTATAACCATTGCCGGTGCGAGTGCACAAGCTCCAAGACAACCGACTTTGTCAACGCTGAATTTAAGGTCCTGCGTTACCTCTCCTGGCTTTATTCCAAGTTCTTCTTCAAGTGCTTTGAGAACGGACATAGAGCCTTCCATATGACACGCTGTTCCGTCGCAGACTAATATGGTGTACTTTCCTTTTGGTTTAAGCGAAAATTGAGCATAAAAAGTTGCAACTCCGTAGATCTTCGCGGGTGGTACACCAAGAGCCACACCGATGTAGT
Proteins encoded in this region:
- a CDS encoding NADH-dependent [FeFe] hydrogenase, group A6, whose amino-acid sequence is MTVKVFINGKQYEVPANSTVLEACNLAGVYVPTLCNHPRLEPTGACRVCVVEVEGSRNLQPACATKVADGMRIITRSERVERAVKFNLSLLLSRHPKDCMTCEVNGRCEFQDLIYRYNIKDIFGGEQPLSKVYDDSSPAIIRDLEKCIVCGRCVRACSELQGMDIYSMVDRGFESLPQTAFEMPVYDTDCIACGQCSVFCPVGAITENSQVRKVLEELEKHDKVLIVQTAPATRVALGEEFGLEPGSISTGKMVAALRRLGFDYVFDTNFAADLTIMEEGSEFLERLKNGGPFPMFTSCCPAWINMMEKLYPQFIPNVSSAKSPHQMLGAVVKTYFAKKINVDPKNIFLVSIMPCTAKKDDIIRPQHMINGVPAVDVVLTTRELAKLIKIKKIPFATLPDENYDDPLGESTGAGAIFGVTGGVMEAALRTAYELGLGKPLGKIEFESVRGLEGIKEATIDFNGKKLKVAVAHGGLNVRRLLDKIVAGEVYYDFVEIMACSGGCIGGGGQPKSLDKDVLVKRMKAIYTIDELSVIRKSHENPSIKKLYQEFLEHPLSHVAHETLHTTYMDRSKKKGKVEVLEHV
- a CDS encoding ABC transporter substrate-binding protein, which produces MKKFFVLTLIVITSITIIAANVLIPVGPTVFAFVGLLEGKITSEIPLKIDFWRSLDQVNAQLIAGTADVVVLPVSIGASLYSKGLGLKLGGVFLWGGFYIVSKEPLSSVDQLSSKEIYTPQGKGQTGDILIRMLISKYNLQNVSIKYLAQTEIVPLMSAGKASIAVLPEPFVTMALKSAGAQIAFDLQKLWFEMTELSEEVPITGIFISTKVEPSQAVKILQAISSSLKYALENKNEACQLSAKYLGGIGQDVLLQSLSRTKYEYRSAKESKQAVLTYLKIVTEIEPSVLGKLPDDDFFAY
- a CDS encoding ABC transporter permease; amino-acid sequence: MLFNTFAKAILSLSLALLVGTLLGFLMGIFNWFNLMFKPLAMVLRSVPIVSWLSTVLFLWGIGWRSVVFIVFMTLLPQIMFNVAEGVRTIDVKLVEMAKVYNVPKRKVFKTIYMGSLVPFLVSAINVSIGTMWKSAIVAEYLLGGTGLGVRIQEAKFFINTPRVFALTLSAVFVGLGLEFVFSWLWEKKLYGKSG
- a CDS encoding ABC transporter ATP-binding protein encodes the protein MEKVVSLINVSKSFGKLKVLENVNLTIRSKDAIAVVGKSGCGKTTLLRLIAGLETPTTGYIERNYSKLGYVFQEDRLIAWKTVYENLAFVCEDEVKIREVLDLVKLKDFAFYKPHQLSGGMRQRVNLARALVYQPQLLLLDEPFQSLDLLTKVSLVEELSDIFKKLDVTYIIVTHDVRESVTLARKIYVLAGSPATIVDEIEVEKDTNFLDVEQRICSIIAKYENQSLL
- a CDS encoding redox-sensing transcriptional repressor Rex; translated protein: MTLLKNLRGVAMIYIPYVVLERLKEYRKILLNLDCEYVTSEEIAKLAGVSSDLVRRDFMYLKINGQKKKGYNRIALLTELDETFAVKRNLNIIVVGGNRLGQALVTYDGFSSCGVRVVAIFDNNPENAGKFVEDLVILSLEPDILRRVIKRFSVSIAAVCVLPKDAQRVVDLLVENGIVGIWNFTPVKLAVPENVIVVDADLTSSLLMLKRLVDTKVFQKSEASNAYTSQE
- a CDS encoding [Fe-Fe] hydrogenase large subunit C-terminal domain-containing protein translates to MKIIVNGKEITVNNNARNLLEALREVGIEIPNLCYLSEASIFGACRMCLVEVDGNIVTACTTPLKEGMVVKTHTPEIYELRRAILELLLASHNRDCTTCERNGNCKLQKYAEEFGIREVRFEKLSKNNIIDYSSPIIRDNSKCILCGDCVRACEEIQGVAAIDFAYRGFEAQVVPAFEEKLANTECVFCGQCAAYCPTGALTFRNDVEKVYKALKEGKYVIGMIAPAVRSAIQEEFDLGDDYVTAGRLVSILKMVGFKKVFDVSFAADLVAYEEAHEFLERIEKGEKLPLFTSCCPAWVKFAEQFYPEYLSHISSVKSPQQALGTVIKKYYAKEIGVRLEDICLVSIMPCTAKKFEAEREEHAGIVDVVLTTRELALFIKSTGINIKTVEPMPFDRPYGLSSQGGISFGKVGGVLGSVVSVIESKGIVKNVTQQQLEKFVALTTVELNDGRKIYGIAVSGLGNTKKVIEKIKNEELKADIVEVMACSYGCIGGGGQPYPNDSRVREHRAKLHKAIVGTDVLISPTENYHMLELYNKYFEKPLSHEAHETLHTTYRHRKRVTETEIDILPLPLEEDEKISVKVCLGTSCYMKGSYDLLNTLISLADKEEWAKNLEIKGTFCFENCGKAPNVMVEDILIGEANLNKVIEAVKQIAKTKKQTV
- a CDS encoding NADH-ubiquinone oxidoreductase-F iron-sulfur binding region domain-containing protein, which codes for MFKSPAELLARIEELKRIREEKLQRPSVYVCVGTGCTANGSRKVYEKFLQVIGEKNLNVKVVKDEHEDVRKTGCCGLCSLGPLVKIMPEGYVYSRVKVEDVEEIVEKTLVNKEIVERLLITDPITGKKVQRLEDATFFKNQTFYIMEAIGTSECESIEDYMARGGYSSLAKVLSSMSRENVIDTIKKSGLRGRGGGGFPTGLKWEYVYNAKGEKKFIVCNADEGDPGAFMNRTLLERDPHLVLEGMIIAAYAVGAQKGYAYIRAEYPIAVQMFNKAIEDARRLGLLGENILGTGFSFDLEVKEGAGAFVCGEETALLASVEGKRGVPRPRPPYPAISGLRGYPTLINNVETYGNVPRIIRDGVEKYRRNGVENSPGTKMFSVTGPLKLTGIIEVPFGTTLRHIVHNICGGTSNGLRLKAVQIGGPSGACLPEEFFDLPLDYDTLKSVDAMVGSGGIVAITEDRCMVEVARFFLDFTRRESCGKCVPCREGTMQAYQILEKFTQGKAGYKDLENLSVLARVIKTASLCGLGKTAPNPILSTLKYFKDEYIAHIEGKCPSGMCVAFRKYVIKPELCKSCGLCARSCPQGAISGERGKPYVIDQEKCIKCGVCVTKCKFKAIELVS
- the nuoE gene encoding NADH-quinone oxidoreductase subunit NuoE, with the translated sequence MTRNFEKVEEIIQRHGRKKENLVKILLDVQKEYRHIPKDVVNYIGVALGVPPAKIYGVATFYAQFSLKPKGKYTILVCDGTACHMEGSMSVLKALEEELGIKPGEVTQDLKFSVDKVGCLGACALAPAMVINGEVYGNLNAEKTKEIIRKYKERKDDENV